Below is a window of Elusimicrobiota bacterium DNA.
CGGATACCTCATTGGTTGTCCATATTATTACAGCACTAGTTACTGTTACGCCTGCACTCACATTGCTTATTATAGGTGCATCCGGGTCATTTGCAATTGTTGTAAAAGTAAAATCACCAGTTGTTGTTGGGTTATTACTCATATCCGTTGTCACTACCCTGCAATGATATGTTGTTTTTTCAGTAAGACCTGTTATTGGTACACTATGGCTGGTTACTCCACCGCTATCTGTTACCGGTGATGCACTGCCATAACCTGTTGTTAAGCCATACTCTACTTTACTGGTTGCTGGTTCATTAGTTGTCCATGTCACCACTGCTGAAGTTCCTGTTATACTTATTGTTGCAGTACTACTAACTACCGGAGGAGTTGTATCAGGGGTTATACTTATTATTTTAAGGCAATCAAGATTACCACAACCGGCTGCTGTGTTTGTTTCCATCACGAATTTCATTATCTGGGGACCTGAAGTAAGTACAACATCGGATGAGACTAACAGGTCAACATAAGTTTGATAATCACCCGTTGGTGGTACTCTTGTTGATGCTGTTACAAGATACGGTGTTTCATTATGATTTCCAAATTCAAAATGTACGGGACCACCATCGACTAACAGCCCACTACCTACTCTTATTAATATTTTATAATCACCAGTATTATTTACATTTACACTGTATTCTAACCACTCGCCGGGTTTTGTCCATCCCACATCAAAACCACCACTGGCATTCACTGATGTCTCTATATCTACACTTTCAGTTGTCCTGTATGCATTACCGCTATTACCGGGTGATGTATCATTGTATCCTTTTCCTGATGCTGAACCAGAAGCTACTGTATCATAATTTTCAAACTCTATTGTTGTAGAACCTGTTCCTATTGACCACGGAGTACCTACGGGAACGTTTCCATATGACAGTTGTACTATGGCGGCTGTTATTGTATATAGGACGCTATTTACTGAACTGTCTGTCATTCCAGCTTTGAATGCCCTGGCTTTTACCGTTGTATTACTGGTCAATGTAAATGGTGCAGAATACTGAGTCGATGTTAATGTCGGGTTATTTCCATCTAATGTATAATATGTTGTCGCTCCATCGGTTGTACAGCCGAGCGTTACACTATTAACAGATACTTCATAAGTGTCTGCTCCAGGACTAATTGTAGGTATATTAACTATATTAGATGTATCTCCACTTATTCTTATTAATTGGATGTAATTAAAATCACCGCCGCCTGTTGTTGCACTGTCATCGAGAACTAGCTTCATTATCTGGCTTCCCGCTGTCAGTGTAACTGAATTTGCAAGTACTACATCAGTAAAGGTATCATAACTACCTGTTGGTGGTACGCCTGTAGGTGTTGTTAGAAGATATGGTGTTTGTTTATGTGTTCCAAATTCTATGTGTATAGGACAACCTGTGACTGTCAATCCGCTGCCTGCTCTCAATACTATTTTGTATTGTCCTCCCTCATTTACATTTATACTATATTCCATCCATTCACCAGTTACTGTCCAACCTACTTTGTATCCGCCACCTATATCGGTTGTTGCAGTAACATCTACATTCTCGCTTGCTCTGTATGTGTTACCACTATTACCAGATGTTGTATCACTATATGCTTCACCGGAACCACTACCATCTACTACCATATCATAATCTTCTGCCTGTATTGTTATTGTCCCTGTTCCTATTACCCAGGCTACACCAGCTGGATATGCCTGTTGTATTGCCTGCGTTATTGCTGTTAAACCAACCAAGAGTACGATTGACATCATACAACATCTGGTAATCTTACCCATACTTTTCCCTCCGGTTCTTCTATATGCTTTATTCCAATTTTGATTTGTTTTCATATCGAAAAGTTATAGAGTTATAGAGTTTTAGAGTTTGTAGAGTTAAAACCTTATAACCCTACAACCCTATAACTCTATAACGCTTTTTTCCTTTATCATTTCCCGCCAAACCTTATTCCAAGCGATATCCTGTGCGTGTCGCCTAAATCTTTTGTCGGAACAAACGCATAATCTATATTAAATGTAGAACTTTCACTATTCATCTTAAAACCACCGCCTAATGTGTATGTCTCTTCATCATAGCCTATCTTGTATCCTGCTCTTATTCCTACCATCTCGGCTATCATTAACTCCATTCCTATATTCTCTTTTATACTTGCACTGTCTAATCCATAATTGACATCTGCTGCTACTGTAAGGTTGTTCTCACCTTCAAACGCTGACAGCTTCTTGCCTAATCCCGCTTTTATATTCCCGGGCATATTGTCACTGCCCACTTTACCGCCTATGTTCTGAACCGCTAATCCTAATTGTAATCCGCCTTTAACAGGAATATACTCTACTCCTAAATCTATTCCAAAGCCGGATGCACTGTTTGTATCTATCTTCTGGCTTACCATCTTTAAACTACCACCTATATTAATTGTTTCATCTACCTGTCTGCCATAACTTATTGCTCCGCCCATATCTTTTGCACTATAACTGCCTACACTGCCTATTGTATCATATGCGCCTGTTGCATCTTCTAACGTTTTGTCTATATTTCCATAATTCAAATACATTATCTGTAACCCTATTGTTGCACTTTCATTTATCGGGTGCCCGATTGCTAAATACTCGTAGTTTATTCCTTCAAATTGTGATAAATGCATAAATGATAGTTCGTTAGCACTGACTGAACCCAATCCTGCCGGGTTCCAATATACGCTATTAATATCTTCTGCTACTGCTACCTGTGCGCCACCCATACCTTCCTGTTTAGCACCTACACCTACTTTCAAAAATTGCATAGCTGAACTACCTACTCCGGCTTCTACATTGTTTGTACATGTAATACCTACTACCATTACTGCTAACAGAACTGCATTTAACAGTTTTGACATGATTACCCTCCTTTTACTACTGTTCTTATGGTCTTTTGGTCTTGAGTTGATGATCCCGATTCGGTGCGGTAGCTCCGAACTCCGAGCACAAAAAAAAGAAGTATATTAGAAAAATAGTTAATCAGTTAATTAAGTTTTTAACCTAATTCGCTAATCTACTAATTTACTAATCCACTTCTTTTGTTTTCGGTAACCTTGCTAGCTTGATAGCCACAAGCGTATAAACCGCTTGTGGTTTGTTGTTTTTCGGTAACCTACTCGGCTTTGACTATCTTAGCCCTTGGTTTTGCGAACGCATCTCAATTTCATGAGAGTAGCCTTTTCGGAATTCGCACTCGCAGGTCGGAGCTACTGCACCGACCGAGAATGCAACCCCGCAATAAGCGGGGTAAATATTTTTGTTTCCCTCCATAGTTTGTCAAATTCTGAAGATAGTATTTAATGGATATATAAAATTACCAAATTTCCAGCATAATATAACACATTTCTTTTATTTTGTCAATTATTATTTTGTTTTTTTATATTTTTATTTTTTAAGGTATAAAAAAATAAATAAAAGCCATAGAGTTATTAATTTAGGGTTATAGAGGTTAACTATACAAACTCTATAACGTTATTAACTCTATAACAATTATTTTTAATTTCTAAATTTTTAAATCTTTTCAATATTTTAATTTTAATCTCTAATTCACTAATCTACTAATTCTTCTCTTTACAGAAGCAGAGCGGAGTTTATCCCGCATATTTGTTGTGCGGGACTCTGCCGCTACTTTTGACTAAGGATTAAGTACGCCTCTGTTTCTATTCCTTTGCCCCAAACCTTATACCAAGAGATACTCTGTGTGTGTCACCTAAATCTTTTGTGGGTATGAATGCATAATCTATATTGAATGTTGAACTTTCACCGGCTATTTTAAATCCACCTCCTAATGTGTAGCTCTCTTCATCGTAACCTATCTTATAACCTGCCCTTAAATATAATAATTCTGCTAACAATAACTCCATTCCGATGTTCTCTTTTATATTTGTACTGTCTAATTCATAAGTAACATCAGTTGCTACTGTTAAATTGTTCTCACCGTCAAAGACTGATAGCTTCTTTCCTAATCCTGCTTTTATATTACCGGGTAAATTATCACTGCCTACTTTTCCACCTATGTTTTGAACCGCTAACCCTAATTGTAACCCGCCTTTAGCCGGAATATACTCTACTCCTAAGTCTAAACCAAACCCTGATGCTGTATCGCTGTCTATCTTCTCACTAACCATCTTTAAACTGCCACCTATATTTATTGTTTCATCTACCTGTTTGCCGTAGCTTATCGCACCACCCATGTCTTTCGCGCTATAACTGCCTACACTGCCTGCTGTATCATAGTTACCATTGGCATCTTCTAATGTCTTGTCTATATTGCCATAATTAAGATACATTATCTGTAATCCTATTGTGGAACTCTCATTTACAGGATGTCCTATTGCTAAATATT
It encodes the following:
- a CDS encoding carbohydrate-binding protein, with translation MGKITRCCMMSIVLLVGLTAITQAIQQAYPAGVAWVIGTGTITIQAEDYDMVVDGSGSGEAYSDTTSGNSGNTYRASENVDVTATTDIGGGYKVGWTVTGEWMEYSINVNEGGQYKIVLRAGSGLTVTGCPIHIEFGTHKQTPYLLTTPTGVPPTGSYDTFTDVVLANSVTLTAGSQIMKLVLDDSATTGGGDFNYIQLIRISGDTSNIVNIPTISPGADTYEVSVNSVTLGCTTDGATTYYTLDGNNPTLTSTQYSAPFTLTSNTTVKARAFKAGMTDSSVNSVLYTITAAIVQLSYGNVPVGTPWSIGTGSTTIEFENYDTVASGSASGKGYNDTSPGNSGNAYRTTESVDIETSVNASGGFDVGWTKPGEWLEYSVNVNNTGDYKILIRVGSGLLVDGGPVHFEFGNHNETPYLVTASTRVPPTGDYQTYVDLLVSSDVVLTSGPQIMKFVMETNTAAGCGNLDCLKIISITPDTTPPVVSSTATISITGTSAVVTWTTNEPATSKVEYGLTTGYGSASPVTDSGGVTSHSVPITGLTEKTTYHCRVVTTDMSNNPTTTGDFTFTTIANDPDAPIISNVSAGVTVTSAVIIWTTNEVSDSQVVYGLTTALGSTTTLSATPVTSHSVELSNLDKGKTYYYRVYSRDPANNLAISAQYSFTTYNLKHRIYTYYYDEITTPASLKFKLQVFNIDENSIATDYAGTLTLTTKDSNGTVLDAVSSTLTEADLGEKNVSIAYHSNINTIELSGDTTATIVTKFTDMYAANLVGNKGGTIKGTNGIEIVVPAGVLSSDENLAAIPTSVPPAVGNTMEYANTVNPICYDFGELIFTNTVPVLQNQIFTRTVSIKIPYTAEDIGTLDEDGLRIYFWNGTDWDLVSGVQTVDKTNKTVTATVKHFSTYRILGSYVSTDLNTVKVYPNPYNPTTAINGMLKVINLPLNVKMKFYSVNGELIRELKEIDYGNLGWIVWDGKNDDGDKVGRGVYVYQLEDANGKKKTGKVGLVK
- a CDS encoding PorV/PorQ family protein, which translates into the protein MSKLLNAVLLAVMVVGITCTNNVEAGVGSSAMQFLKVGVGAKQEGMGGAQVAVAEDINSVYWNPAGLGSVSANELSFMHLSQFEGINYEYLAIGHPINESATIGLQIMYLNYGNIDKTLEDATGAYDTIGSVGSYSAKDMGGAISYGRQVDETINIGGSLKMVSQKIDTNSASGFGIDLGVEYIPVKGGLQLGLAVQNIGGKVGSDNMPGNIKAGLGKKLSAFEGENNLTVAADVNYGLDSASIKENIGMELMIAEMVGIRAGYKIGYDEETYTLGGGFKMNSESSTFNIDYAFVPTKDLGDTHRISLGIRFGGK
- a CDS encoding PorV/PorQ family protein, which gives rise to MKKLISSVILAVMITGFISVVDVEAGVGSSAMQFLRVGVGAKQEGMGGAQVAVAEDVNSVYWNPAGLGSVTATELSFMHLSYFEGINYEYLAIGHPVNESSTIGLQIMYLNYGNIDKTLEDANGNYDTAGSVGSYSAKDMGGAISYGKQVDETINIGGSLKMVSEKIDSDTASGFGLDLGVEYIPAKGGLQLGLAVQNIGGKVGSDNLPGNIKAGLGKKLSVFDGENNLTVATDVTYELDSTNIKENIGMELLLAELLYLRAGYKIGYDEESYTLGGGFKIAGESSTFNIDYAFIPTKDLGDTHRVSLGIRFGAKE